The following proteins come from a genomic window of Burkholderia stabilis:
- a CDS encoding dihydroneopterin aldolase: MFSALLHPRLADCRRLYLRDYEVHINIGAFEHEKRGEQRVVINVDLFVPLALSTPVDDRLHEVVDYDLMKQSVAQCVARGHIHLQETLCDAIAARLLAHDAVRAVRVCTEKPDAYPDCDAVGVEVFRIKDEERA; the protein is encoded by the coding sequence ATGTTTTCCGCTCTCCTGCACCCCCGCCTCGCGGATTGCCGCAGGCTCTACCTGCGCGATTACGAGGTGCACATCAACATCGGTGCCTTCGAACACGAGAAGCGCGGCGAGCAGCGCGTCGTCATCAACGTCGACCTGTTCGTGCCGCTCGCGCTGTCCACCCCCGTCGACGACCGGCTGCATGAAGTCGTCGACTACGACCTGATGAAGCAGAGCGTCGCGCAATGCGTGGCGCGCGGCCACATCCACCTGCAGGAAACGCTGTGCGACGCGATCGCCGCGCGCCTGCTGGCGCACGATGCCGTGCGCGCGGTACGCGTCTGTACCGAGAAACCGGACGCCTATCCGGACTGCGACGCCGTCGGCGTCGAAGTCTTTCGCATCAAGGACGAGGAGCGCGCATGA
- a CDS encoding SDR family oxidoreductase, with protein MTVSADTSTQRVVLVAGALGSAADAASIGRALATGFARRGWDVALQRGQGAPRAAADAIVAEVAALGRRAAVLDADLALEADAAALVAACGAALGRPACAVFVSACALADDAHTIDSTSLAGALARNVTAPLALARALADATPDAACENEALRACAIHVLDQALFHPAPQQLSHALMQAALNRATSALALALAPKVRVAALVRGHAPHADDIAAAACYLASAPGVTGATLTVDGGEHLVPPAAGPNE; from the coding sequence ATGACCGTTTCAGCCGATACGTCGACCCAGCGCGTGGTGCTCGTCGCAGGCGCCCTGGGCAGTGCGGCCGACGCCGCGTCGATCGGCCGTGCGCTCGCGACGGGTTTTGCGCGGCGCGGCTGGGACGTCGCGCTGCAGCGCGGCCAGGGCGCGCCGCGCGCGGCCGCCGATGCGATCGTCGCCGAAGTCGCGGCGCTCGGCCGCCGCGCGGCCGTGCTCGACGCCGATCTGGCCCTGGAAGCCGACGCAGCCGCGCTCGTCGCCGCATGCGGCGCGGCGCTCGGCCGGCCCGCGTGCGCGGTGTTCGTGAGCGCCTGTGCACTCGCCGACGACGCGCATACGATAGACAGCACGTCGCTCGCCGGCGCCCTCGCGCGCAACGTGACGGCGCCGCTCGCGCTGGCCCGCGCGCTCGCCGATGCGACGCCCGACGCCGCGTGCGAGAACGAAGCGCTGCGCGCGTGCGCGATCCACGTGCTGGATCAGGCGCTGTTTCACCCGGCGCCGCAGCAGTTGTCGCACGCGCTGATGCAGGCCGCGCTGAACCGCGCGACGTCGGCGCTGGCGCTGGCGCTCGCGCCGAAAGTGCGGGTCGCGGCGCTCGTGCGCGGCCACGCGCCGCACGCGGACGACATCGCGGCGGCCGCCTGCTACCTCGCGAGCGCGCCCGGCGTCACGGGCGCGACGCTGACCGTCGACGGCGGCGAGCACCTCGTGCCGCCCGCCGCCGGCCCGAATGAATGA
- a CDS encoding class I SAM-dependent methyltransferase, with translation MNPKAHEPASLPAPGPDALAQSETLAAQLRDEIAAAGGWLPFDRFMERALYAPGLGYYSGGARKFGRRADDGSDFVTAPELSPLFAQTLAQPVAEALAASGTRRVMEFGAGTGKLAAGLLGALDALGAELDEYLIVDLSGELRERQRDTIAADAPALAAKVRWLDALPERFEGVVVGNEVLDAMPVRLFAKAGGAWHERGVALDARQAFVFDDRPAAPASQPPVLAALDADVADGYVTETHEAALAFTRTVCTMLARGAVLLVDYGFPAHEYYHPQRDRGTLMCHYRHHAHDDPFLYPGLQDITAHVEFTGIYDAAVATGADLLGYTSQARFLLNAGITDALAAIDPSDIRAFLPAANAVQKLISEAEMGELFKVIAFSRGIDGTLDAFARGDRSHAL, from the coding sequence ATGAACCCGAAAGCTCACGAACCCGCTAGTTTACCTGCTCCCGGCCCTGACGCGCTCGCGCAGTCCGAAACCCTCGCCGCGCAACTGCGCGACGAGATCGCGGCGGCCGGCGGCTGGCTGCCGTTCGACCGCTTCATGGAACGCGCGCTGTACGCGCCGGGCCTTGGCTATTACAGCGGCGGCGCGCGCAAGTTCGGGCGCCGCGCCGACGACGGCAGCGACTTCGTCACCGCCCCCGAGCTGTCGCCGCTGTTCGCGCAGACCCTCGCGCAGCCGGTCGCGGAAGCGCTCGCGGCGAGCGGCACGCGCCGCGTGATGGAGTTCGGCGCCGGCACGGGCAAGCTCGCGGCCGGGCTGCTCGGGGCGCTCGACGCGCTCGGCGCAGAACTCGACGAATACCTGATCGTCGACCTGTCCGGCGAACTGCGCGAACGGCAGCGCGACACGATCGCGGCCGACGCGCCCGCGCTCGCCGCGAAGGTGCGCTGGCTCGACGCGCTGCCCGAGCGGTTCGAGGGCGTCGTGGTCGGCAACGAGGTGCTCGACGCGATGCCCGTGCGGCTGTTCGCGAAGGCCGGTGGCGCGTGGCACGAGCGCGGCGTCGCGCTCGACGCGCGGCAGGCGTTCGTGTTCGACGACCGGCCGGCCGCGCCGGCCAGCCAGCCGCCGGTGCTCGCGGCGCTCGACGCCGATGTCGCCGACGGCTACGTGACCGAGACGCACGAGGCCGCGCTGGCCTTCACGCGCACCGTCTGCACGATGCTCGCGCGCGGCGCGGTGCTGCTGGTCGACTACGGTTTCCCCGCGCACGAGTACTACCATCCGCAGCGCGACCGCGGCACGCTGATGTGCCACTACCGCCACCACGCGCACGACGATCCGTTTCTGTACCCGGGCCTGCAGGACATCACCGCGCACGTCGAATTCACCGGCATCTACGACGCGGCCGTCGCCACCGGCGCCGACCTGCTCGGCTACACGTCGCAGGCGCGCTTCCTGCTGAACGCGGGCATCACCGATGCGCTGGCCGCGATCGATCCGTCCGATATCCGCGCGTTCCTGCCGGCCGCGAATGCGGTGCAGAAGCTGATCTCCGAGGCCGAGATGGGCGAGCTGTTCAAGGTGATCGCGTTCTCGCGCGGGATCGACGGCACGCTCGACGCGTTCGCCCGCGGCGACCGCTCGCACGCACTCTGA
- a CDS encoding DUF2905 domain-containing protein, whose protein sequence is MLRWLMASFVAVMILTRCWPWLGKLGIGRMPGDVTLTLGGRRYPFPFMSTLVLTMLVSMVARLL, encoded by the coding sequence ATGCTGCGCTGGCTGATGGCGTCGTTCGTCGCGGTGATGATCCTGACGCGTTGCTGGCCGTGGCTCGGCAAGCTCGGCATCGGGCGGATGCCGGGCGACGTCACGCTGACGCTCGGCGGGCGGCGCTACCCGTTCCCGTTCATGTCGACGCTGGTGCTGACGATGCTGGTATCGATGGTGGCGCGGCTGCTCTGA
- a CDS encoding carbohydrate kinase family protein, whose translation MSGGSFPAFVSAGDILTDMVRAGDAQWTSVPGGAGWNVARAVARLGVPSALAGSIGEDCFSDVLWRTSEAAGLDLRFLQRVARPPLLAIVHETRPPAYFFIGEASADLAFDPARLPAGWADHVKWAHFGCISLVREPLAGTLVALAADLHARGVKISFDPNVRNLMTAAFRPTLEKMAGLADLIKVSDEDLRHLFGGDGPDAIAAVRALNPRAAVFVTRGAQAATLYADDDVYEASPPRIEVADTVGAGDASIGGMLFSLMAAPQRSWREHLAFALAAGAAACRHTGAHAPTLDEVVALIEG comes from the coding sequence ATGAGCGGCGGTTCGTTTCCGGCTTTCGTCTCGGCGGGCGACATCCTGACCGACATGGTGCGCGCGGGCGACGCGCAGTGGACGTCGGTGCCGGGCGGCGCCGGCTGGAACGTCGCGCGCGCGGTCGCGCGGCTCGGCGTGCCGAGCGCGCTCGCGGGTTCGATCGGCGAGGACTGCTTCTCCGACGTGCTGTGGCGCACGAGCGAGGCGGCCGGGCTCGACCTGCGCTTCCTGCAGCGCGTCGCGCGGCCGCCGCTGCTCGCGATCGTCCACGAGACGCGCCCGCCCGCGTATTTCTTCATCGGCGAAGCGAGCGCCGATCTCGCGTTCGATCCCGCGCGGCTGCCGGCCGGCTGGGCCGACCACGTGAAATGGGCGCATTTCGGCTGCATCAGCCTCGTGCGCGAACCGCTCGCGGGCACGCTGGTCGCGCTCGCAGCGGACCTGCACGCGCGCGGCGTGAAGATCAGCTTCGATCCGAACGTCCGGAACCTGATGACGGCCGCGTTCCGGCCGACGCTTGAGAAAATGGCCGGCCTCGCCGATCTGATCAAGGTGTCCGACGAGGATCTGCGGCACCTGTTCGGCGGCGACGGCCCCGACGCGATCGCGGCGGTGCGCGCGCTGAACCCGCGCGCGGCCGTGTTCGTCACGCGCGGCGCGCAGGCCGCGACGCTCTATGCGGACGACGACGTATACGAAGCCAGCCCGCCACGCATCGAGGTCGCCGACACCGTCGGCGCGGGCGACGCGTCGATCGGCGGCATGCTGTTCAGCCTGATGGCTGCACCGCAGCGATCGTGGCGCGAACATCTCGCGTTCGCGCTCGCGGCGGGCGCCGCCGCGTGCCGCCACACGGGCGCGCACGCGCCGACGCTCGACGAGGTCGTTGCGTTGATCGAGGGGTGA
- a CDS encoding AGE family epimerase/isomerase, with translation MNMPPVQPCTAAPAAHAPATPFVASFRDPSFLLSHIEDTLRFYATNAFDPTGGFYHYFRDDGSIYNRTSRHLVSTCRFVFNYSMAYRHFGDPRHLEYARHGLRFLRDAHWDDALQGYDWELDWRDGAKRETLDGTRHCYGLAFVLLAAAHATMAGIDEARPLIAATYELAEHRFWDAAAGLYADDATPNWIVSSYRGQNANMHMTEALLAAYEATGHLTYLDRAEKVATHVTQRQAALSGGLVWEHYHADWSVDWDYNKEDSSNIFRPWGFQPGHQTEWAKLLLILERHRPLDWLVPRAAELFDAALTHAWDADHGGLYYGFGPDFTICDHNKYFWVQAETFAAAAMLGARTGSERFWDWYDEIWRYSWAHFVDHRYGAWYRILTCDNRKYSDEKSPAGKTDYHTMGACYDVLATLARTSRSEPTQ, from the coding sequence ATGAACATGCCCCCGGTCCAACCCTGCACGGCCGCGCCGGCCGCCCATGCGCCAGCCACGCCGTTCGTCGCGAGTTTCCGCGATCCGTCGTTCCTGCTGTCGCACATCGAAGACACGCTGCGCTTCTACGCGACGAACGCGTTCGATCCCACCGGCGGCTTCTATCACTACTTCCGCGACGACGGCAGCATCTACAACCGCACGTCGCGGCACCTCGTCAGCACCTGCCGGTTCGTCTTCAACTATTCGATGGCGTACCGGCATTTCGGCGACCCGCGTCACCTGGAGTACGCGCGCCACGGGCTGCGCTTCCTGCGCGACGCGCACTGGGACGACGCACTGCAGGGCTACGACTGGGAACTCGACTGGCGCGATGGCGCGAAACGCGAAACGCTCGACGGCACGCGCCACTGCTACGGGCTCGCGTTCGTGCTGCTCGCGGCCGCGCACGCGACGATGGCCGGCATCGACGAGGCGCGCCCGCTGATCGCGGCCACCTACGAGCTGGCCGAGCACCGCTTCTGGGACGCGGCCGCAGGCCTTTACGCGGACGACGCGACTCCGAACTGGATCGTGTCGTCGTACCGCGGCCAGAACGCGAACATGCACATGACGGAGGCGCTGCTCGCGGCCTACGAGGCGACCGGCCACCTCACGTACCTCGATCGCGCAGAGAAAGTCGCGACCCACGTCACGCAGCGCCAGGCCGCGCTGTCGGGCGGGCTCGTCTGGGAGCACTACCACGCGGACTGGTCGGTCGACTGGGACTACAACAAGGAAGACAGCTCGAACATCTTCCGTCCGTGGGGCTTCCAGCCCGGGCACCAGACCGAATGGGCGAAGCTGCTGCTGATCCTCGAACGGCACCGCCCGCTCGACTGGCTCGTGCCGCGCGCAGCCGAGCTGTTCGACGCGGCGCTCACGCACGCGTGGGACGCCGATCACGGCGGCCTGTACTACGGCTTCGGCCCCGATTTCACGATCTGCGACCACAACAAGTATTTCTGGGTGCAGGCGGAAACCTTCGCGGCGGCCGCGATGCTCGGCGCGCGCACCGGCAGCGAACGCTTCTGGGACTGGTACGACGAGATCTGGCGCTACAGCTGGGCGCATTTCGTCGATCACCGCTACGGCGCGTGGTACCGGATCCTCACCTGCGACAACCGCAAGTACAGCGACGAGAAGAGCCCGGCCGGCAAGACCGACTATCACACGATGGGCGCGTGCTACGACGTGCTGGCAACCCTTGCGCGCACGTCGCGCAGCGAGCCGACCCAATGA
- a CDS encoding LacI family DNA-binding transcriptional regulator, producing MGTTIRDVARAAEVSIGTVSRALKNQPGLSEATRARIVEIAQRLGYDPAQLRPRIRRLTFLLHRQHNRFPASPFFSHVLHGVEDACRERGIVPTLLTVGPNDDVLRQMRPHAPDAIAVAGFIEPETIEALAATGRPLVLIDLWAPGLRSVNIDNATGAALAMRHLLATGRSRIAFIGGSPAHYSIAQRAIGYRRAFFEAGRLFDPAYEVTIDAGLDPDTGASRAMEQLLDAPGPRPEAVFAYNDAAALAAQRVCTARGLRIPDDIAIVGFDNIPAAAHASPPLTTLAVDKEALGRRGVELLLAEAPERTEISLPVELIVRASSQPAGSPALDTATVTES from the coding sequence ATGGGCACCACCATTCGCGATGTGGCGCGGGCGGCAGAGGTCTCGATCGGCACCGTCTCCCGCGCGCTGAAAAACCAGCCGGGCCTGTCGGAAGCAACGCGTGCGCGCATCGTCGAGATCGCGCAGCGGCTCGGCTACGATCCCGCGCAGTTGCGGCCGCGCATCCGCCGGCTCACCTTCCTGCTGCACCGCCAGCACAACCGCTTTCCCGCGAGCCCGTTCTTCTCGCACGTGCTGCACGGCGTCGAGGACGCATGCCGCGAGCGCGGCATCGTGCCGACGCTGCTCACGGTCGGCCCGAACGACGACGTGCTGCGCCAGATGCGCCCGCACGCGCCCGACGCGATCGCGGTCGCCGGCTTCATCGAGCCGGAGACGATCGAAGCGCTCGCCGCGACCGGCCGGCCGCTCGTGCTGATCGACCTGTGGGCGCCGGGGCTGCGCTCGGTCAACATCGACAACGCGACGGGCGCGGCACTCGCGATGCGCCACCTGCTCGCCACCGGCCGCTCGCGGATCGCATTCATCGGCGGCTCGCCCGCGCACTACAGCATCGCGCAGCGCGCGATCGGCTACCGGCGCGCGTTCTTCGAGGCGGGGCGGCTGTTCGATCCCGCATACGAAGTGACGATCGACGCCGGGCTCGACCCCGACACGGGCGCCTCGCGCGCGATGGAGCAACTGCTCGACGCGCCGGGCCCGCGCCCCGAGGCCGTCTTCGCGTACAACGACGCCGCCGCACTGGCCGCGCAGCGCGTGTGCACCGCGCGCGGCCTGCGGATTCCTGACGACATCGCGATCGTCGGCTTCGACAACATCCCGGCCGCCGCGCACGCGAGCCCGCCGCTCACGACGCTCGCGGTCGACAAGGAAGCGCTCGGCCGCCGCGGCGTCGAGCTGCTGCTCGCCGAAGCGCCCGAGCGCACCGAGATCTCCCTGCCCGTCGAGCTGATCGTGCGGGCCAGCAGCCAGCCCGCCGGCTCCCCGGCACTCGATACCGCCACGGTCACCGAATCATGA
- a CDS encoding EAL domain-containing protein: MPAPHSDSAVASTTRLIADRALAAVFQPIVDLGSGTVVGYEGLIRGPRGTDLEPPAALFAQAAREGETIALEQAAALTCLDAFAALGCDGKLFLNFSAGTILQLARERDRARQLLGRAQVGAERIVIELTEQNTMPDVAHIGPAVASLRDAGIQFALDDYGTANASMNLWLRLHPDVVKIDRFFIHDIARDPLKFEAVKAMQHFAQASGAQLIAEGIENECDLIVVRDMGICCVQGFLLGRPNAQPSRVVAPAARDAIRAPHIAVFPGATRTVRPAGTIAAKMLVAAPALPRDATSNDVLDLFNRMPDLHAVALVERGRPVALVNRRGFIDRFALPYHREVFGKKPCLQFANDAPLMIDNATTFEQLAMLLASHDQRYLADGFVITEHGRYLGLGTGESLVRAVTEMRIEAARYANPLTFLPGNIPISAHIDRLLQRDAGFHACYVDLNQFKPFNDQYGYWQGDEVLKFAATVLAGVCDPQRDFLGHVGGDDFLVLFQRDDWHARATDAIARFNDGAQHFYTQADREAGGLHGEDRHGNPAFFGFVTMAIGAVGVPAGAHGAQRYGSDEIASVAALAKRRAKQQPDGLAVVDLDAGRAALRNRGEPPTVAAG; encoded by the coding sequence ATGCCCGCGCCTCACTCCGATTCCGCTGTCGCCAGCACCACGCGCCTGATCGCGGATCGCGCGCTCGCCGCCGTCTTCCAGCCGATCGTCGATCTGGGGTCGGGAACGGTCGTCGGTTACGAGGGGTTGATCCGCGGCCCGCGCGGCACCGACCTCGAGCCGCCCGCCGCGCTGTTCGCGCAGGCCGCGCGCGAAGGCGAAACCATCGCGCTCGAACAGGCCGCAGCGCTCACCTGCCTCGATGCGTTCGCGGCACTCGGCTGCGACGGCAAGCTGTTCCTCAATTTCAGCGCCGGCACGATCCTGCAGCTCGCACGCGAACGCGACCGCGCGCGCCAGTTGCTCGGCCGCGCGCAAGTCGGCGCCGAGCGCATCGTGATCGAGCTGACCGAGCAGAACACGATGCCGGACGTCGCGCACATCGGGCCGGCGGTCGCGTCGCTGCGCGATGCCGGCATCCAGTTCGCGCTCGACGACTACGGCACCGCGAACGCGAGCATGAACCTGTGGCTGCGCCTGCACCCCGACGTCGTGAAGATCGACCGCTTCTTCATCCACGACATCGCGCGCGACCCGCTGAAGTTCGAGGCCGTGAAGGCGATGCAGCACTTCGCGCAGGCGAGCGGCGCGCAGCTGATCGCGGAAGGCATCGAGAACGAATGCGACCTGATCGTCGTGCGCGACATGGGCATCTGCTGCGTGCAGGGCTTCCTGCTCGGCCGGCCGAATGCGCAGCCGTCGCGAGTCGTCGCGCCGGCCGCGCGCGATGCGATCCGCGCGCCGCACATCGCGGTGTTTCCCGGCGCGACGCGCACCGTGCGGCCGGCCGGCACGATCGCCGCGAAGATGCTCGTCGCCGCGCCGGCGCTACCGCGCGACGCGACCAGCAACGACGTGCTCGACCTGTTCAACCGGATGCCGGACCTGCATGCGGTCGCGCTCGTCGAACGCGGGCGGCCCGTCGCGCTCGTGAATCGCCGCGGCTTCATCGACCGCTTCGCGCTGCCGTATCACCGCGAGGTGTTCGGCAAGAAGCCGTGCCTGCAGTTCGCGAACGACGCGCCGCTGATGATCGACAACGCGACGACGTTCGAGCAGCTCGCGATGCTGCTCGCGAGCCACGACCAGCGCTATCTCGCGGACGGCTTCGTGATCACCGAACACGGCCGCTATCTCGGGCTCGGCACCGGCGAAAGCCTCGTGCGCGCGGTGACGGAGATGCGCATCGAAGCCGCGCGCTACGCGAATCCGCTGACGTTCCTGCCCGGCAACATCCCGATCAGCGCGCACATCGACCGCCTGCTCCAGCGCGACGCCGGCTTTCACGCGTGCTACGTCGACCTGAACCAGTTCAAGCCGTTCAACGACCAGTACGGCTACTGGCAGGGCGACGAGGTGCTGAAGTTCGCCGCGACGGTGCTGGCCGGCGTGTGCGATCCGCAGCGCGATTTTCTGGGGCACGTCGGCGGCGACGATTTCCTCGTGCTGTTCCAGCGCGACGACTGGCACGCGCGTGCGACCGACGCGATCGCGCGCTTCAACGACGGCGCGCAGCACTTCTACACGCAGGCCGACCGGGAGGCCGGCGGGCTGCACGGCGAGGACCGCCACGGCAACCCGGCGTTCTTCGGCTTCGTGACGATGGCGATCGGCGCGGTCGGCGTGCCGGCCGGCGCGCACGGCGCGCAACGCTACGGCAGCGACGAGATCGCGTCGGTCGCGGCGCTCGCGAAGCGGCGCGCGAAACAGCAGCCGGACGGGCTCGCGGTCGTCGATCTCGACGCAGGCCGCGCGGCGCTGCGCAATCGCGGCGAACCGCCGACCGTCGCGGCAGGCTGA